In Ktedonobacteraceae bacterium, one DNA window encodes the following:
- a CDS encoding dipeptide ABC transporter ATP-binding protein — MADTLVGSKTLVDIRDLKMHFPLTRGIVLQRVVGYVRAVDGVSFAIERGQTLGLVGESGSGKTTIGRTIVRLYKPTSGEILFDNKDLAKLEGEPLRQIRQRVQMIFQDPFASLNPRFTIGSLIAEPMHIYHVGSNDEIRERTIELLKVVGLRPEYIDRYPHEFSGGQRQRIAVARALSINPEFVIADEPVSALDVSVRAQVLNLLQRLQQQFNLTYLFVSHDLSVVRHVADRIAVMYLGKIVELADRDELYAAPKHPYTKALLSAIPIPDPQIEKRRQRIILSGDLPSPIRIPSGCRFHTRCPMAQAICREVEPPFEAKEGHEHFAACHFSEKVTPVDD, encoded by the coding sequence ATGGCAGATACGCTTGTAGGCAGTAAAACCCTGGTCGATATACGCGATCTCAAAATGCATTTCCCCCTGACAAGGGGCATTGTGTTGCAGAGGGTAGTCGGCTATGTCCGGGCGGTTGATGGTGTCTCTTTTGCCATTGAACGCGGGCAGACATTGGGGCTGGTGGGCGAGAGCGGTTCGGGAAAGACTACCATCGGACGTACTATCGTGCGGCTCTATAAACCAACTTCGGGCGAGATACTCTTTGACAATAAGGACCTGGCGAAATTGGAGGGTGAGCCGCTGAGACAGATTCGCCAACGCGTGCAGATGATTTTTCAGGACCCGTTCGCTTCACTGAATCCGCGCTTTACGATTGGGTCGCTCATCGCGGAACCCATGCATATCTACCACGTCGGTTCAAATGACGAGATTCGCGAGCGCACCATTGAATTGCTGAAGGTCGTGGGCTTGCGCCCCGAATATATTGACCGTTATCCGCATGAGTTTAGTGGAGGACAGCGCCAGCGTATCGCGGTCGCTCGCGCGCTCTCGATCAACCCGGAATTTGTTATCGCCGATGAACCGGTATCCGCACTCGATGTCTCGGTTCGCGCGCAGGTGCTCAACCTATTGCAGCGCCTGCAGCAGCAGTTCAATTTGACCTATCTCTTCGTTTCACATGATTTGAGCGTTGTGCGTCATGTCGCGGATCGTATCGCCGTGATGTACCTGGGCAAGATCGTCGAACTGGCGGATCGCGATGAACTCTATGCCGCTCCCAAGCATCCCTATACAAAGGCGCTCCTCTCGGCGATACCTATACCCGATCCGCAAATAGAAAAACGCCGCCAGCGCATCATCCTGAGCGGTGACCTACCAAGCCCAATCAGAATTCCATCGGGATGTCGCTTTCATACGCGCTGCCCCATGGCGCAGGCCATCTGCCGCGAAGTTGAACCTCCCTTCGAAGCAAAGGAGGGACACGAACACTTCGCCGCCTGCCATTTCTCGGAGAAAGTTACCCCTGTCGACGACTAG
- a CDS encoding vitamin K epoxide reductase family protein: protein MKILQRSKAQLFLLLCSIIGIGISIYLTTVHYENVPLVCSANGVVDCAKVLSSPFSVIPGTSIPITVPGLAWSLLSAFLAIYALYQGMEHRWIPVAQFAWALVGMLTVLYLVYIEIVRLHTICAWCTAMHVLILLMFLVTIVQLQMRHSDDVMEFATEDEEQAYTTPSHSK from the coding sequence ATGAAGATATTACAACGCTCGAAGGCGCAGCTGTTTCTCTTACTCTGTTCAATCATCGGAATCGGTATATCCATTTACCTGACTACCGTCCATTATGAGAATGTTCCCCTTGTCTGCTCTGCCAACGGCGTGGTCGATTGCGCGAAAGTACTTTCCAGCCCCTTTTCCGTTATTCCCGGTACATCTATACCTATTACCGTTCCTGGCCTGGCATGGTCGCTACTGAGCGCCTTTTTAGCGATATATGCCCTCTATCAAGGGATGGAGCACCGCTGGATACCTGTGGCACAGTTTGCCTGGGCGCTGGTTGGCATGCTGACCGTCCTCTACCTGGTTTATATAGAAATTGTACGCCTGCACACGATTTGTGCCTGGTGTACTGCAATGCATGTCCTCATTCTCCTGATGTTTCTCGTGACTATAGTACAATTGCAAATGCGGCATTCGGATGATGTCATGGAATTCGCAACTGAGGATGAGGAACAGGCTTACACAACACCCTCCCATTCCAAATAA
- the guaB gene encoding IMP dehydrogenase, whose amino-acid sequence MVSPAPVQNLNQNQQAFSDKFALEGLTFDDVLIIPAASSVLPRDVSTQTRLTRTITINIPIVSAAMDTVTEARLAIALAREGGIGIIHRNLSIEDQAQEVDKVKRSESGMITDPITLEPGALLSEALDVMRRYHISGIPITEQGKLVGILTNRDIRFETRLDRPVTELMTRDHLITVPVGTTLEQARDSLHRYKIEKLPVVDEHGMLKGLITMKDIQKKILYPNAAKDEYGRLRVGAAVGVGPDTEKRCAALVEKGVDVLVVDTSHAHSHMVIETVAQVKKRFGRQVQLMAGNVVSAEATEALIQAGADAVKVGIGAGSICTTRVIAGVGMPQVTAIYECARVARQYDIPIVGDGGIQYSGDIAKAIAAGADSVMLGSLLAGVDESPGELIISHGERFKDYRGMGSIAAMKQRSYSKDRYFQADIASESSLIAEGIEGRVPYKGMLGPLIYQLVGGLRQSMGYAGCATIAEMQEKTRFVRITSAGLRESHPHDVLVTKEAPNYGSIHK is encoded by the coding sequence ATGGTGTCCCCGGCACCTGTGCAAAATCTGAACCAGAATCAGCAAGCTTTCAGTGACAAGTTCGCACTGGAGGGTTTAACATTCGATGATGTATTGATTATCCCTGCCGCTTCGTCGGTACTTCCGCGCGATGTCTCTACTCAGACGCGCCTGACCCGCACCATCACTATCAACATTCCCATCGTCAGCGCGGCCATGGATACTGTTACCGAGGCGCGCCTGGCTATCGCCTTAGCACGCGAAGGCGGCATCGGTATTATCCATCGCAATTTATCCATCGAAGATCAGGCGCAGGAAGTTGATAAGGTCAAGCGTTCGGAGTCAGGCATGATTACCGACCCCATCACTCTGGAACCAGGCGCTCTTCTCAGTGAGGCGCTGGACGTAATGAGGCGCTATCACATCTCAGGCATTCCGATTACCGAGCAGGGCAAACTCGTCGGCATCCTCACCAATCGCGATATTCGCTTTGAGACTCGCCTTGACCGTCCCGTCACCGAACTGATGACGCGGGATCATCTGATTACGGTACCTGTTGGCACGACCTTAGAGCAGGCGCGTGATAGCCTGCATCGCTACAAAATTGAAAAGCTGCCAGTTGTGGATGAGCATGGTATGCTCAAGGGCCTGATTACGATGAAGGATATTCAGAAGAAGATTCTGTATCCCAACGCAGCCAAAGACGAATATGGCCGCCTGCGGGTCGGCGCTGCCGTCGGAGTTGGGCCGGATACCGAGAAGCGCTGCGCGGCATTGGTCGAAAAGGGCGTCGATGTATTGGTGGTGGATACCTCACACGCGCACTCTCACATGGTTATTGAGACGGTAGCGCAGGTGAAAAAACGATTCGGCAGGCAGGTACAATTGATGGCGGGTAACGTAGTCAGCGCAGAGGCGACTGAGGCCTTGATCCAGGCGGGTGCGGACGCTGTAAAGGTTGGGATCGGCGCCGGTTCTATATGTACGACACGTGTGATAGCCGGGGTCGGCATGCCCCAGGTTACCGCGATCTACGAGTGTGCTCGCGTAGCGCGGCAATATGACATTCCGATTGTGGGCGATGGCGGCATTCAATATTCCGGTGACATTGCCAAGGCTATCGCAGCTGGCGCGGACTCGGTCATGCTGGGCAGTTTGCTGGCCGGCGTCGATGAAAGCCCGGGCGAACTCATCATCTCGCATGGCGAGCGTTTCAAAGACTATCGTGGCATGGGTTCTATTGCGGCTATGAAGCAGCGCAGCTATAGCAAAGATCGTTACTTCCAGGCCGATATTGCCAGCGAGTCGAGCCTGATTGCCGAGGGCATCGAGGGGCGTGTCCCATACAAGGGTATGTTGGGGCCGCTGATCTATCAACTGGTAGGTGGCCTGCGCCAATCGATGGGTTACGCCGGCTGTGCCACCATCGCGGAGATGCAGGAGAAGACACGCTTCGTGCGCATTACCAGCGCCGGTTTGCGCGAGAGTCATCCGCATGATGTGCTGGTGACTAAAGAGGCTCCGAACTATGGGTCAATCCATAAGTAA
- a CDS encoding DUF429 domain-containing protein, translated as MRIYGLDFTSVPSRRKPITCAACDLQDGLLQVQDFQSLTSFEDFENFLRSDGPWLAALDFPFGQPRKLIKNLGWPQNWADYMQIIALMDKKQFEAILTRYQEGRPAGDKQHLRVADILANARSPMMMYRVPVGKMFFEGATRLLRSEVSILPCRPTHDNRIVFEGYPALVARRLIGKRSYKSDEREKQTPDREMARKEIVDGLHSDKILKSYGLRIGLPGAMAEMLIRDATGDRLDAVLCAVQAGWAFLQRDGEYGIPADCDVMEGWIVDPAITPIHPQSPPASPPPQ; from the coding sequence ATGAGAATCTACGGGCTTGATTTCACCAGTGTTCCCTCGCGCAGGAAACCTATCACCTGCGCTGCCTGCGATCTTCAAGACGGCCTTCTACAAGTACAGGATTTCCAGAGCCTCACCAGCTTTGAAGACTTTGAAAACTTTCTTCGTTCGGATGGTCCCTGGCTGGCGGCGCTCGACTTCCCCTTTGGACAACCGCGCAAACTGATTAAAAACCTCGGATGGCCGCAAAATTGGGCAGATTACATGCAAATCATTGCGTTGATGGACAAAAAGCAGTTTGAAGCAATCTTGACGCGTTACCAGGAGGGTAGGCCGGCGGGCGATAAGCAGCATTTGAGGGTCGCCGATATCCTGGCGAACGCTCGCAGTCCCATGATGATGTACCGCGTGCCCGTGGGCAAAATGTTTTTTGAAGGTGCCACACGCCTGCTGAGATCAGAAGTAAGTATTTTGCCTTGTCGCCCCACTCATGACAACCGGATAGTCTTTGAAGGCTACCCGGCCCTGGTTGCGCGCAGGTTGATCGGGAAGCGCAGTTATAAGAGCGATGAACGCGAGAAGCAGACACCGGACAGGGAGATGGCGCGCAAAGAAATTGTTGATGGTTTACATTCGGATAAGATACTGAAAAGTTATGGCTTGCGAATTGGGCTACCTGGCGCGATGGCCGAAATGCTTATAAGGGATGCGACGGGTGATAGATTGGATGCAGTGTTGTGCGCGGTGCAGGCCGGGTGGGCTTTTCTACAAAGAGATGGAGAGTATGGGATACCAGCGGATTGTGATGTGATGGAGGGGTGGATTGTTGATCCTGCTATCACACCAATACACCCGCAATCCCCACCAGCGTCACCACCACCCCAATGA
- a CDS encoding ABC transporter ATP-binding protein has translation MGEYLLEVQDLKTYFKVRAGRVRAVDGVSFSIKPGERVGVVGESGCGKSVTALSIMRLLPQPPAEYAGGSVIFEDQDLLDLPESAMRRIRGGKIGMIFQDPMTCLNPTMPVGKQIAEGLSIHLKLSKAEGLKRAVSLLEQVGIPAASERVNSYPHQFSGGMRQRVMIAMALACNPKLLIADEPTTALDVTVQAQILELINGVCKEFGTAVILITHDLGVVAGMTDRVVVMYAGKVVETAPTDELFANPRHPYTLGLLSSVPRLDEERHAQLRTIEGAPPDLLRPPPGCPFMPRCAFARSICRTMPPLDPVAGSSAHIKACWVDVTDPKEQAYAERRRKARFEAQQAAISAAAATTLKTMEEK, from the coding sequence TTGGGAGAGTATCTGCTAGAAGTACAGGATCTGAAAACTTACTTCAAGGTAAGGGCCGGCCGCGTGCGAGCGGTCGATGGAGTCAGTTTTTCGATCAAGCCGGGCGAGCGCGTAGGCGTGGTTGGAGAGAGTGGTTGTGGCAAAAGCGTTACAGCTCTCTCTATTATGCGCTTGCTTCCCCAACCTCCGGCTGAATACGCGGGGGGAAGCGTGATATTTGAGGATCAGGACCTGCTTGACCTGCCAGAGAGTGCGATGCGAAGAATACGGGGTGGCAAAATAGGCATGATCTTTCAAGATCCCATGACCTGCCTGAATCCAACAATGCCCGTTGGGAAACAGATCGCAGAAGGGCTGAGCATTCACTTAAAATTGAGCAAAGCTGAGGGTTTGAAGCGTGCCGTTTCTTTGTTGGAGCAGGTGGGTATTCCCGCTGCTTCCGAACGCGTCAATTCTTATCCTCATCAGTTCAGTGGGGGAATGCGACAGCGTGTTATGATTGCGATGGCTCTGGCTTGCAATCCAAAACTTTTGATTGCCGATGAGCCTACCACTGCTCTGGACGTCACGGTGCAGGCGCAGATACTTGAATTGATCAACGGGGTCTGTAAAGAGTTTGGAACCGCAGTGATCCTGATTACACATGATCTAGGCGTTGTCGCGGGTATGACCGACCGTGTGGTAGTGATGTACGCTGGTAAGGTCGTTGAGACAGCCCCCACAGATGAATTATTTGCCAATCCTCGTCATCCTTATACCCTGGGACTGCTTTCTTCAGTGCCACGCCTGGATGAAGAACGACATGCTCAGTTAAGGACTATCGAAGGCGCTCCTCCCGACCTGCTAAGACCCCCTCCAGGTTGCCCATTCATGCCTCGCTGCGCTTTTGCTCGCTCTATTTGTCGTACCATGCCGCCACTCGATCCGGTAGCAGGCAGTTCGGCTCACATCAAGGCTTGCTGGGTAGATGTGACCGATCCCAAGGAGCAAGCGTACGCGGAAAGACGACGTAAGGCCCGATTCGAAGCTCAACAGGCGGCTATTAGCGCTGCTGCCGCTACAACTTTAAAAACAATGGAGGAAAAGTAG
- a CDS encoding ABC transporter permease encodes MTTHTIEQTKVTSESKAASFGQQVWAQTQVELLMTLRRGESVLITLIVPVILLIFFTSLNIVPATNEKAVDFLLPGMLALAVMATGMVSLGIATAYERYYGVLKRLGSSPLPRSGLIIAKVISVLALEVIQIIVLVGVAILFYGWRPIGSPLLALLVMAIGTITFSALGLAMAGGLRAEATLAGANALYLLFLLLGGGILPLNHLPAPLAAFAQILPAAALTQALQASLTNGAAFPSFALTILVAWAIVILLVAIKTFRWE; translated from the coding sequence ATGACAACACATACTATAGAGCAAACGAAAGTTACATCTGAATCAAAGGCGGCATCATTTGGCCAGCAGGTCTGGGCACAGACACAGGTTGAGTTGCTCATGACGCTGCGACGCGGCGAAAGCGTCCTGATTACGCTGATCGTGCCGGTAATCTTGCTCATCTTCTTTACATCGCTGAATATTGTGCCGGCTACGAACGAAAAAGCGGTAGATTTCCTGCTGCCTGGCATGCTGGCTTTAGCGGTCATGGCAACGGGCATGGTCAGCCTTGGCATCGCTACCGCGTATGAACGCTATTATGGTGTGCTGAAACGCCTGGGCAGCTCGCCACTACCCCGCAGTGGGCTAATTATTGCCAAAGTCATCTCCGTGCTGGCACTGGAAGTGATCCAGATCATCGTGCTGGTAGGAGTCGCCATACTCTTCTACGGCTGGCGGCCAATTGGATCACCTCTTCTGGCGCTACTTGTAATGGCTATAGGAACAATCACTTTTTCGGCGTTAGGGCTTGCAATGGCCGGCGGACTGCGGGCTGAGGCAACATTGGCGGGAGCAAACGCGCTCTACTTACTTTTCTTGCTGCTCGGAGGCGGCATCTTACCGTTGAACCATTTGCCTGCTCCATTGGCTGCATTCGCTCAGATTCTTCCCGCTGCCGCGCTTACTCAGGCGCTGCAGGCATCATTAACTAACGGCGCGGCTTTTCCGAGTTTCGCGTTAACCATCCTGGTAGCCTGGGCGATTGTCATTCTGCTGGTCGCAATAAAAACATTCCGCTGGGAATAA
- a CDS encoding HAD hydrolase family protein, producing MIRIDIPQRGSYELHHAVFDINGTLAVDGVPLVEVADRLETLSAHLSIHLLTAGSHGNLQEIEDVLGYPLQKINTGEDKVDYVKKLGPESVVAIGNGANDAGMLKIAAIGIAVLAGEGVASSALQAADVLVSSPIHAIELLLLPKRLIATLRN from the coding sequence ATTCCTCAACGAGGCTCCTATGAGCTTCATCACGCAGTTTTTGACATCAACGGCACCCTCGCTGTCGATGGAGTGCCGCTTGTAGAGGTCGCGGATCGCCTGGAAACGTTAAGCGCGCACCTCTCGATCCATTTGCTGACGGCAGGCTCTCATGGCAATCTGCAAGAGATCGAAGATGTCCTTGGCTACCCGCTTCAGAAAATCAATACGGGCGAGGATAAGGTAGATTATGTGAAAAAGCTAGGCCCTGAGAGTGTTGTGGCTATAGGAAACGGCGCGAATGACGCGGGTATGCTCAAAATCGCCGCCATCGGCATAGCGGTGCTCGCGGGAGAAGGAGTAGCCAGCAGCGCGCTCCAGGCCGCCGATGTGCTGGTTAGCAGTCCCATCCATGCCATCGAACTATTGTTGCTCCCAAAACGTCTGATCGCGACCCTGCGCAACTAA
- a CDS encoding lmo0937 family membrane protein, producing the protein MVGLLWAIVVVLVVLWLIGFVVLHVSSFLIHLLLIAAVIVLLYNLFMGMRSRRTL; encoded by the coding sequence ATGGTTGGTCTGTTGTGGGCAATTGTTGTCGTTCTGGTAGTATTGTGGTTGATTGGATTCGTTGTCCTGCATGTATCCAGCTTCCTGATACACCTGCTACTGATCGCGGCAGTGATTGTACTGCTCTACAACCTCTTTATGGGAATGCGTTCACGTAGAACCTTATAA
- a CDS encoding ABC transporter ATP-binding protein, with the protein MSADMQITAQMAEGPTPGRSIANDEAIIVDKFTKTYGSHKVVDQLEFTVHRGEVFALLGPNGAGKTTTVETLEGYRIPDGGSVRVLGLDPIRDAKALKPQIGVMLQQDGLYTGLTAREVLHLFAGYYRHPQNIDALLERVGLSAAAKTRCRRLSGGQKRRLALAVALVGNPLLVFLDEPTSGMDPQARLATWEIIRDLKRSGATVLLTTHLMDEAERLADRVAIIDHGRLIAMDTPDGLTGVQNANIVRFVARAGLDCAKLAALPSASKAEEVRPGSYVIETAAAPSLIAELAAWLRDEGITLSELRVGHGSLEDLFLRLTGAEVRE; encoded by the coding sequence ATGTCTGCTGACATGCAGATAACGGCTCAAATGGCTGAAGGCCCCACGCCAGGTAGGTCTATAGCGAACGATGAAGCCATTATCGTTGATAAATTCACGAAAACATACGGTTCTCATAAAGTTGTTGATCAGCTAGAATTCACTGTGCATAGGGGAGAAGTCTTCGCTTTACTGGGGCCGAACGGCGCAGGCAAAACAACTACCGTTGAAACGCTTGAGGGCTACCGCATTCCCGATGGAGGAAGCGTGCGCGTGCTGGGGCTTGATCCTATTCGCGATGCGAAAGCACTCAAGCCGCAGATCGGCGTTATGCTACAACAGGATGGTCTGTATACCGGCCTTACCGCACGTGAAGTCCTGCACCTTTTTGCAGGATACTACCGGCATCCGCAAAATATCGACGCGCTATTGGAACGAGTTGGACTGAGTGCCGCCGCGAAAACGCGCTGCCGGCGGCTTTCGGGTGGTCAGAAACGCCGCCTGGCTCTGGCCGTCGCACTGGTTGGCAATCCCTTGCTGGTCTTTCTAGACGAACCTACCTCTGGCATGGACCCGCAAGCACGGCTGGCGACCTGGGAAATCATCCGCGACCTGAAGCGCAGCGGAGCGACCGTCTTATTGACCACGCACCTGATGGATGAAGCCGAGCGCCTGGCCGACCGCGTTGCTATCATCGATCATGGTCGATTGATTGCCATGGATACGCCGGACGGACTGACAGGGGTTCAGAATGCCAATATTGTGCGCTTCGTTGCCCGCGCTGGACTCGATTGCGCGAAGCTGGCGGCGCTGCCATCGGCAAGCAAAGCAGAAGAAGTGCGCCCGGGCAGCTATGTAATCGAAACTGCGGCGGCTCCATCCCTTATAGCGGAACTGGCAGCCTGGCTGCGAGACGAGGGCATTACACTTTCCGAACTACGCGTAGGCCACGGTTCGCTCGAGGACCTGTTCCTGCGTCTCACGGGCGCGGAAGTGCGAGAATAG
- a CDS encoding GTPase domain-containing protein, which produces MALINIASHEIHCKIVYYGIGYCGKTTNLQYVYRSINPNARGEMLSIATETERTLFFDFLPLDLGTVHGFRTRFHLYTVPGQILYERTRLAVLNGADGIVFVVDSQAEKFEENVQSIRELEMNLRRLGKDLSQFPFVMQWNKRDMPSALPVPVLERYLNRRRVPSFEAVASAGTGVFATLRAISKGVMAQL; this is translated from the coding sequence ATGGCGCTCATCAATATCGCGTCTCATGAGATCCACTGCAAGATCGTCTACTACGGTATTGGCTATTGCGGAAAGACGACGAACTTGCAGTATGTATATAGAAGCATTAATCCCAATGCTCGTGGCGAAATGCTTTCCATTGCTACTGAGACGGAACGAACGCTCTTCTTCGACTTTCTGCCGCTCGACCTGGGAACCGTGCATGGATTCCGCACGCGTTTTCACCTGTATACTGTTCCAGGCCAGATTCTTTACGAACGCACGCGCCTGGCCGTTCTGAATGGGGCGGATGGCATCGTCTTCGTTGTGGATTCGCAGGCCGAGAAGTTCGAGGAAAACGTACAGAGCATTCGCGAGCTGGAGATGAATTTGCGGCGGCTTGGCAAAGACCTGAGTCAATTCCCTTTTGTCATGCAGTGGAATAAACGCGATATGCCCTCTGCTTTGCCTGTCCCTGTTCTCGAACGCTACCTGAACCGGCGGCGTGTTCCCAGCTTTGAAGCCGTCGCATCCGCCGGAACGGGAGTATTTGCCACGCTGCGTGCCATCAGTAAGGGCGTGATGGCACAATTGTAA
- a CDS encoding roadblock/LC7 domain-containing protein, protein MVDLKQTLSRFLSIPGVRLAVLVGRDGLLIEGLTRDGKEDMEAVGAIMTTGLNTAEALGQEIARGGVIGTLMEYEHGLVSAEPLGDFALMVTLFDNAASIGRVRHMVKASRNEILEALDIA, encoded by the coding sequence ATGGTTGATCTGAAACAAACTCTGAGCCGCTTTCTCTCAATACCAGGTGTGCGGCTCGCTGTCCTGGTGGGACGTGATGGTTTATTGATCGAAGGCCTGACCCGTGATGGCAAAGAGGATATGGAGGCAGTCGGTGCCATTATGACCACCGGCCTGAATACCGCGGAAGCCCTGGGCCAGGAGATTGCTCGCGGCGGTGTTATTGGCACCCTTATGGAGTACGAACATGGATTAGTGAGCGCGGAGCCTCTGGGAGATTTTGCTTTAATGGTAACACTTTTCGATAATGCTGCCAGCATCGGTCGCGTGCGGCATATGGTCAAGGCCAGCCGGAATGAAATTCTTGAAGCTCTTGATATCGCATAG
- a CDS encoding DMT family transporter — protein MEELEEAPASTVQIPVKQSKLGLLYVCIAVVFFSTSPIFVRWSQPFSSVEVAFWRLAIATLLVAVMGLITRQRLLLKRQELPRFLFYGLVTALHFIFYIASLSFTTIAHSLALAYTSPVFATLFSAFILREPLPRRKYVGIGVAIVGIAIMAGFQPHYTACSLSGSGQCMILGDGMALLSGFCFAVYSVAGRGERDRHPLFRYTTNVYGLAALWLLPVTLYLAFQHAYPLRAVGAVIALGVLPLGFGHTLYNAAVRNVHATYANLIATQEVTGGIILGIWLLGEIPSITTIIGVVVTLVGIAGVLV, from the coding sequence ATGGAAGAACTCGAGGAAGCTCCAGCATCAACAGTCCAGATTCCGGTAAAACAATCAAAGCTGGGCTTGCTTTATGTGTGTATCGCCGTCGTCTTTTTCTCAACCAGCCCGATTTTTGTACGCTGGTCACAACCGTTCAGTTCCGTTGAAGTCGCTTTCTGGCGTTTAGCGATTGCCACGCTGCTGGTTGCGGTCATGGGTCTCATCACGCGACAGCGCCTGTTATTGAAAAGGCAGGAACTGCCGCGTTTTCTCTTCTATGGCCTTGTAACGGCCCTGCACTTTATTTTCTACATCGCTTCGCTCAGTTTTACCACAATTGCTCATTCACTTGCCCTCGCCTACACATCGCCGGTCTTCGCAACGCTCTTCTCAGCATTCATCCTGCGCGAACCGTTGCCGCGCCGGAAATATGTGGGAATCGGTGTGGCGATAGTGGGGATCGCTATTATGGCCGGTTTCCAGCCGCACTACACGGCCTGCTCGCTATCCGGCAGCGGCCAATGCATGATCCTTGGCGATGGAATGGCCTTGCTTTCGGGCTTCTGCTTCGCCGTGTATTCGGTGGCCGGGCGAGGAGAGCGCGACCGCCACCCACTATTCCGCTACACGACCAACGTCTACGGACTGGCAGCCCTCTGGCTGCTACCCGTCACGCTCTATCTCGCCTTCCAGCATGCATATCCCTTGAGAGCGGTAGGAGCAGTAATAGCGCTGGGCGTTCTTCCACTCGGCTTCGGGCATACCCTCTACAATGCTGCCGTGCGCAACGTTCACGCGACCTATGCCAACCTGATCGCCACGCAAGAGGTAACCGGCGGCATCATACTCGGTATCTGGTTGCTTGGAGAAATACCCTCGATTACGACGATCATTGGGGTGGTGGTGACGCTGGTGGGGATTGCGGGTGTATTGGTGTGA
- a CDS encoding roadblock/LC7 domain-containing protein: MEQLTNLIISDRELAIISTTLNKLMNDTSATSVMLLDKSGQVIANQGTSTKRNATSLGALLAGAFSSSRHIAELLGEKDFRTIFQQGVHENIYTTMVEEQWLLVIVFDKLTHIGLVKILSKKTSDELVHVLERVRADTVRQKSSVLNIQFRSSVEDTIDLLFRD, from the coding sequence ATGGAACAATTAACCAATCTTATCATCTCGGATCGCGAACTTGCTATTATCTCAACCACATTAAACAAACTTATGAATGACACCAGCGCAACCTCTGTCATGCTTCTTGACAAGAGTGGCCAGGTGATTGCCAATCAGGGGACAAGCACCAAACGGAACGCAACATCATTAGGAGCGTTACTGGCCGGAGCATTCTCCTCTTCCCGGCATATCGCCGAGCTGCTGGGCGAAAAAGACTTTCGCACCATTTTCCAGCAGGGTGTCCACGAGAATATTTATACGACGATGGTTGAAGAACAATGGCTGCTCGTCATCGTCTTTGACAAACTCACCCATATTGGACTGGTCAAAATACTCTCTAAAAAGACATCGGACGAACTTGTGCATGTCCTGGAGCGTGTGCGGGCGGATACCGTGCGCCAGAAGTCCTCTGTTCTCAATATTCAATTCCGCTCTTCGGTCGAAGACACCATTGATCTGCTCTTCCGGGATTAG